A window from Mus caroli chromosome 2, CAROLI_EIJ_v1.1, whole genome shotgun sequence encodes these proteins:
- the Fmn1 gene encoding formin-1 isoform X6, protein MEGTHCTLQLHNPIAELCYISFYLPKGEVRGFSYKGTVTLDRSNNAFHNCYQVREGPDITSLSQQPNEHPGDIFFKQTPTKNILTELYKLTAEKERLLDSLLRSDNILGVSMGSQEGKLQELSVILATGDDYFQSAGNWRRELPASSLIRRSTQENKKPRRSGRRRESPEELRQKRTRRKGRGCQESAFQMGKDQVCSSGSLSFRARPNLRLLEERGNLVPRGTLTSSLRRRESCPANILRTPDADLAFGNSGRTSEDTDLEGPLSPDSSPTEVGDADVGGQLKSSHQQEPPQPKVSESHGKQAGAERWSSGTRKSKSLERTCSKKPVSKVVAKIQEPSAPVKRIVRAHHDGKGRVAYGPEIQTEFIPKADFLTLSGGETETHSSGRLEEEQPGIKSLRSSAPERASITKEPASTEAAVNKVLRKVIESEKLDEATEGKRLGFSLNTRATHTFPETRSQRKAGLPQSVRKFLLLDLPHTVGPDSPQPKCDEKKPTPQAPTALGMVFNNSSPQSSAHKRLSPVPSPLSPRCPSPQQHHRILPLPPLPSEGEVVFNEYPSRKNGVSSGFPSADTLEPSSSTKVTETKGASPTSLRASQTWLVSEEASEKGLGPEKITAPPQHQLPPVSAEASDSSSQLFRGNSFTITLQWSFISIQLPCFPQISY, encoded by the exons ATGGAAGGCACTCACTGCACCCTCCAGCTGCATAACCCCATTGCCGAACTCTGCTATATCAGCTTCTATCTTCCAAAAGGGGAAGTCAGAGGATTTTCATACAAGGGCACTGTAACTCTAGACAGATCCAATAACGCTTTCCATAACTGCTACCAAGTCAGGGAGGGGCCAGACATCACCAGCCTCAGCCAGCAGCCAAACGAACATCCAGGCGACATATTTTTCAAACAGACTCCCACAAAAAACATTCTGACAGAGCTATACAAGCTCACAGCAGAGAAGGAGAGGCTGCTGGACAGTCTGTTGAGGTCAGACAACATCCTCGGCGTTTCAATGGGGAGCCAGGAGGGAAAGTTGCAGGAGCTGTCAGTAATCCTTGCCACTGGGGATGACTATTTCCAGAGTGCTGGCAACTGGCGCAGAGAACTCCCTGCGAGCTCTCTCATTAGGAGGAGCACCCAAGAGAACAAAAAGCCCCGAAGGtctggcaggaggagagagagcccAGAGGAGCTCCGGCAGAAGAGAACCAGGAGGAAAGGGCGTGGCTGCCAGGAGTCAGCATTTCAGATGGGGAAGGACCAGGTCTGTTCCAGTGGCTCCCTTTCTTTTCGAGCTAGGCCTAATCTCCGGCTCctagaagaaagaggaaatttAGTTCCTCGGGGAACGCTTACCTCTTCGCTACGGAGAAGAGAGAGCTGCCCAGCCAACATCCTCAGGACACCGGATGCAGACCTGGCCTTCGGAAACTCTGGGAGGACCTCAGAGGACACTGATCTTGAAGGACCTCTGTCCCCTGACAGCAGCCCCACCGAGGTAGGAGATGCTGATGTGGGAGGGCAGCTCAAGAGTTCTCACCAGCAGGAGCCCCCACAACCAAAAGTGTCTGaaagccatgggaaacaagcaGGGGCAGAGAGGTGGAGCAGCGGGACTCGGAAGTCAAAGTCATTGGAGAGGACTTGCAGTAAGAAACCTGTTTCCAAAGTGGTGGCCAAGATCCAGGAACCATCTGCCCCAGTAAAACGAATAGTTAGGGCGCATCATGACGGCAAGGGAAGGGTTGCCTATGGCCCAGAGATCCAAACTGAGTTTATCCCAAAAGCTGACTTCCTCACCCTCTCAGGAGGTGAGACTGAGACTCATAGTTCcgggaggctggaggaggagcagCCAGGGATCAAGTCATTGCGGTCCTCAGCCCCAGAAAGAGCCTCCATTACCAAAGAACCAGCCAGCACCGAGGCCGCTGTGAACAAGGTTCTCCGCAAGGTGATAGAGAGTGAGAAGTTAGACGAAGCTACTGAGGGGAAAAGGTTGGGCTTCTCTCTCAACACAAGGGCCACGCACACTTTCCCAGAAACTCGAAGCCAAAGGAAGGCTGGGCTACCGCAGAGTGTCCGTAAATTCTTGCTTCTAGATCTGCCGCACACGGTAGGTCCTGATTCCCCACAACCCAAATGTGATGAGAAGAAGCCAACCCCCCAGGCTCCAACAGCTCTTGGCATGGTATTTAATAATTCATCGCCTCAGTCCAGCGCACACAAACGGCTGTCACCTGTTCCCTCGCCTCTGTCTCCAAGGTGTCCCAGTCCACAGCAGCACCATAGAATCCTTCCGCTCCCTCCACTGCCTAGTGAGGGAGAAGTTGTTTTTAATGAGTACCCTAGTAGAAAGAACGGTGTGTCCTCTGGGTTCCCCTCTGCTGACACCTTGGAGCCATCATCTTCTACGAAGGTCACGGAGACCAAAGGAGCCAGCCCGACTTCCCTCAGAGCAAGCCAAACTTGGCTGGTGTCTGAGGAAGCTTCCGAAAAAGGCTTGGGGCCAGAGAAGATCACAGCTCCACCCCAGCACCAGTTGCCACCAG TCTCAGCAGAGGCCTCGGACAGTAGCAGCCAGCTTTTCAGAGGTAACTCATTTACCATCACCCTACAGTGGTCCTTCATCTCAATCCA